The Peromyscus leucopus breed LL Stock chromosome 4, UCI_PerLeu_2.1, whole genome shotgun sequence genome segment ATGAGAATATAACTTATGAGAGCATTaagtcctgtttcaaaaaattcaATGTTGAGAAGTAGTACCAcatcatttataaatattttaatttgaccAATAACAATAAAAGGTAAGACAGTCCATTATCTCtatacattgttttctttacCTTATAAATCCTATTCACAGTACCTTATCCCACTAGCATACAactttaagtaatttttaaatgaataataagCTAATTATCtgtaataatcaaacttacaCTATTGAAGGCCAACTTGATATTTCCAGCATCCAAAGTAGTTGATCTTTTTGTTGAACTTATTATTGCCACAAAATCTTCAAAAGTGGTGTTTACTTCAACTACAAATCCTTTATCCTATAAAACCAGAAATCTTGTTATAAATAACATGGAACTCCAAGAAATGAATCGATGTTTTCAAATAGTTAAGAACAAGTATCTTATTTACCTTCAGAATgtcttttattatctttttttcgTCATGATAACGTGCTTTAAGATCTTCAACATAAAACTTGAAAAGATCAAGTGCAGTTGATCCTAATGAAAAAACTAAAGAAGTCAAAAAGCTAGCTCTAACCAAGAGCTGCaattactttttgtttgtaaaacaaacataaaataaagcacacacacCCCCTTCCAACCACTGCCCCTCACCCTTCAATCCATTCCAACTATCTTaggtttgaaaagaaaagaatctcacCCGGCTGACCGAGCATATTAGTGAATCTAATGTCAGAACTAATAGTTGGATACAGTTCCATCCAAGAGGACATAGAATGTAGTTGTCCATGTTCATGTAGTTCATCTAAGAATATCTGTTGGAAAGGAaacaaatacatttgaaaaatcattttagaaatataacatagaaacatgttaaaaaaatgtttgttatcCAATATGTTTAGGTACAAAGAATATTTGCTATTTGATGGGAGTAAAAATGTTTTTACAccacaaatataaacaaatcatCCAAAGAAAGGGATCTTTCAAGCACTACAGTAACTTTCTATTCTTCCGTTGCGTGTCCCTAAGATAGAACACCATTtccagttaaaaacaaaaagtccatATAAaatactgtgtatgtatgtaactaTAAATGAAAGGTTACTAAAATGACTGGAACTATCTATTCTCAAATGATGAGGCTAAAGAATGAGTATGCATTTcttataaaatagttttttttttaaacagtaaccCTCAGATATTTCAAATttgatcaatttaaaaaaaaaaaaaaaaaaaagtgtggagactaaagagatggttctgtggttaggGGCAGTTGcagctcttgaagaggacccaggttctgttctcaacacccacatgataATTCAAAGTCACCTctcactccagttcctggggatctggaCATGAGGCAAGTACATGgtgaatacatacatgcaggaaatatactcataaaataaatctaaaaatagtCACAAAGAATATATTACTTTCCTCAAAGTATTTATACGTCCATATAAGTGCTTAATTACATTACACATCTAAACTGTACTACAACATGTTCTTTTGGAACCATGTATCAACTGCTACAAAGCACTCATTACACATCTTATTTCCACTCGGTCCTCATGATATTTTTCTCCGCTAAAACCTTATGCTTAAGTTAAATAATGTTTGCTGCAGCCTGCTATATTCCCTTGCCTCAAATATCcaacaacaaaatctaaaatACAGATGTTAAGGAGTTCAGCATATATTGTCCAAAACAAAGCCTATGCGGCCAACTGGAAACAAGTGCCTCAAAACTGTTTTGATCCTTTCTGAAGTTCAATGACTAAACTAGAAAAGGCATTTTTCTATTACCTGAAAAGATTCCCTATTTTTACGCTGCCGCCTCCTTTCTCTCAACAAagtcttctgtttttcttcttcttcttccttttctaaagCCCGGATGTGTTCCTCAAAGCATATTAGTGCATCTTCTTTATCCATGTCTGaagtatttttcagaaaaaaaaaagaagtaaatttaaaatattaacaaagaaaGCAGTTTAATCATTTGTATTAAACTCTTTACAAACTTCAAATTCAGTGTTCAAAAATACTTGTACTTGAATTCAAACAATATCTTGTAATGACACAAGTTTTGAGAAAGACTTCAAATACTACAGAGAACAAAGCAAAGAGCACATGCACATGACAAAATAATCTGGCTAACAGAGCAAATGTTTTGCTTAATCCCAAAGATattcttattatatttatatataattttacatataaaaatttgTATTACTTCTCAGAGCTTTATGTgcatttgatcatattcacacacacacccccccttCACAGATATATTCTCCACTTATCCAGCTACCTTTGTTGTCCCCACCTCCTCACAGTTACTTAAACCCATCAACAACAGTTTCTTGGCTATATGGTCTTCCACTTGAGGGTGGTCAATTCATCAGGAGCTACATTCGAGAAACCTGACCCttctccagcagccatcagttgctgAAGCTCTGTAACTCTCTCTAGTGTGGGATTTCAAAGCCAACTCCCAGCCCCAAGCTGGGCTTTGGCTTACAGGGTGTGACTGCTGTCACAGTCATTGCTGAGTTCTTAAGTGAAACTGCCTTATGTGTTTAGAAGACACCAGTGATCTACAAATAGTTGACAAATTTCAAGAATTATCTGTTAAAGGTGACTTAGATCTCTAAAAAAGCCTTTTCCCTAAATCAAAATTCAACTAGAAACAactcatttgaaaataaagtgATTTTTCATAAATACAAATCATTTGTGTAAAATTGAGCTAGCGACCACATAAAAAGAGCAATTTTGATTTCATACAAACAGTGAGAATAATTCTGTGACTGAAGGGCAAGACTTGTCACTATTTTTCTTATGTAGTCATTGTTCTTACTCTGTAACTCTTCATCCTCTGCAAACGTTGGATTATCCATCAGATACTGCTGGGCTTCAGACCAAGTAGTAGAATACGTGACATTAGCCATGTTGTCAAGTATGTTTTTTAAGGCTTCCCAATTTCTCTTTCGTAACTGCTTTGCTTGTTCCTACAATAAAAGTTTGAATAATCCTTTTAACATTCAAACAAGGTATGTGAATTACAATTACTTAAGATTCTTTTATAGTCTAGCTGATAAATGTCAACAAATGTTATGTGTCTACCTTTAATATCAAtaccttttattttgttattgcgCTTTCTGAATGTGTGGCAGtcctttccttcagtttttcatCTCTCTTTGAAGTCAGAATCCAAAAAATTGTATTGTTTTTGTATTCTCATTTCATAAACCCATGTCCTTCCCAGACCAATATGCCGTACAGACACAATTTATAATGAGGGTGCTGTGTAGTCTCAACATGTAAATACCAAAGTCTTCACTGACATTCAACTATGTTTAATTTTTAGTAATACTTATCTATGTATCCTTCAATACTAGATGCAAAATAACttaacagaaataaatatttgaataaatcaGTACCCACGATGATTTAAACAGTAATTACTATGTTTGAcataaggaggaaataaagattCAAGAgttactcattttcttttaacatagCTTCCAATGAATAGATATGATGTACAACATCCACTAAAGAAATTACGCTAAGAAACTGAAGTTATAacttactcatttaaaaaaaagtcttagaaTGTTGAAATATCGGTAATTAAAAaagtaccttttctttttttgaaaggaAGAACAAAACATCTTCATAGATTTCAAGACGATCACGCTCTGATATAGCATTCCAAACTTCCATCTCCCCAAACATTTGCTCGGCTTTTCTAGTGATTATGAAATCATGTATTACTTTCTTAAATCATTCTTAAAACCAATTTtagattgtgattttttttcccccaaaggcaGTCAATGATCACTCCCTCCACTGTTTAAGGTCACAAATGCATTACTCAGGAAAGCTTTGTGACAGTCAATAAAATATTAACGTAAGAGCAAATGCCTCTATTTTCTCTTAGGACAGTAATGTTTTGCATTATAAGTAAATAGCCCTTTCCCCAAGTCACCTTCTGCAGACTAGAGAACAGATAACAGTTACTGtagtatgtttatttattatattattaataccTTAGGTGAGTCTCTAAGTTACTGATTTTTTGGCTATCTTATATAACTGCCACATCCTCATTTACACAACTGCTTTCATTACCATCTACTCTGGATGAGTTATCAAGAAGTATGACCATCAACAGGGGAAAGAAACTATGCCTACATCATTAAAAACCTTACTTGTATCTGGTTGTGGAAGTCATTTTCTCATGATTTTCAAGAAAACGCTGAAAAGATTCCTTAGCTTCTTTGTATTTTGatcttgcttcttctttttcctctttctccgtCTGGACTTTATAGGCATTAAAAGCCTGCTTTTTTTCACTCAGCTTTGCTAAAGCactaaataatagaaaataccatacacaaataaacataaagacTTGGGAGAATCAAATGTTAGTGCTTTAGAAAAAAGTTTGATATGTGTATTAAGAAAacctctgtaaaaaaaaaaaactaatttattgaagatataaaattattctaaacAGCAAATTCTAGTGTTAAATGATTCTAATTTCATTTGGAGCAAGGTGCTCAAGTTGTAGGAAAAGCCTTTTGGATTTTTGGCTAATAGCATACATAAAATACCTCTGTTTATGCTATGACATAGCTATGAACAGCTGCTTATTATAAAGTCATACTGTTTTACAGAACTTTAAATGCCCTAAGATGAAtgtaagttaatttaaaaatctctgtATTACCTATACCGAGGATCATTAATGATCATTTTCATAGCTTGCTCCCACGAAGCATTAGAGGGTACCCgctgaaaattatttaaaaaaaaaaaattaaaattttacacaACAGAGAGAATGGTATCATAGGAAAGCAAGTTCAACACTCACTGCAAATATCGAGCAACCCCCTTTGTAGATTTTTTTATAGTCTAAAACCATTTAGAATGAAGCAAATTTGTGATATATACttgtttactgaaaaaaaaaaatcacactgaaattgaaacagtatttttttcattAGATCACCAACTAAAAGATAagcaataatttaaataaaaaaatcttatcaAGGCAAAAATATGATTGTGAAATAATACCTTGTTGAGTTTCCAAAAGTGTTCttcaataaaaacacaacaaatttAGTTTGTTTTCAGTTACAACAGTTCAagaaattagtattttaaataaaggcACCAAAGTGAGCATTTATTAGGAAATTATTACATGTTACTTAAAATTCTCTAATACCTTTTCTTTCAATAATTCTTTAAATGCTTGCTTTGCCTCCTCCTTTGTATTCCAAGTGTATGTTTTTTTTGCTGGTtggctctcttcctcttcttttttaggAGTAAAACTAGAGAGAGAAATTTAAACATGCTATTCATAATTTCAGTAACTATTTTATGCTTACAAAATCTAAAACTTGACAATTTTCAGAGAAAGTTTCTTATATAAACCCTGAAAACACATCTATCTGAAGACAGGCCGTAAAGTTACAGATTTTCTGTAGTGTCAATTTTAAGACCCTGTATAAAGGTCAAACCATAACATGGAACTGCACTAAGTTGACCTTTGTCACTAGGCTACAAGTTAATTAATGACATATTTATCCAGATGTTTCATTAGTGCTCTAATAACCTGGTATTTTTGAATGTGTACATAAAAAGCTAAAAAGGATGTACAGAACAATCTATGTGATCAATTAACAAAATCCAGCTTAGTTAATTTTGTAACATAGTATTAATAGAATACAGCAATTAGCTAATTCCATATGTTCTTTTTGGCTGATTTTGTACTATAGCATGAGTATAAAGTCACTGTTTGAACCAGAAGACctcaaataaatattatttgacaAGGTGTGGAAAAGACTGCTAAATTCTGATTTCAAAAAGAATCAATATAATACAGATTTATCAACTACTTGTCTGGGGTCCACTGAATTGAAAAAATGTAGTTCAGAAGATGGAAATGATACTGCAATAGATACTGAGACAAGAATGtagtatgtatataatatatatcattcTTTAAGTGTCCTTCCTTACATAGAACTTAATTAAAATTACTACAAAATTATAACTCATGAACTATGCTAGAATGCGTTTaaggaaaaaaactttttaaaactatgaaaagtAAATTAACCTTTCACATTAACACAAGATTGAAAATAATCATATAAAACATATCTGTGATGAACACAGAAATCTATCATTATTTGTGAAGTGATTTGATTATGTAACATATATTGGCTTATGCATTAAAATGAACTGAAATATATATGAGGATTTTCACAAATTACATGTAACTATCATACCAAGTTACATAAGGTATTTAGAGCATCTCAGTATTTTGGTGTTCAAAAAGTTCAAGCATAAATGTAGaatgaaggggaggggggcaggaagggagagagcaagggaatctgtggctattatgtagaactgaataatattgtaaaataaataaaaaaataaaataaataaatgtagaatgaTATTCCCAAAGCTTACATCATAAGATACCATCATTTGACCTTTATGGATACAGAAAGTatctctgatatatatatatatatatatacacacatatatatacatacatacatatatacacacacacacacacacaaaatgcttaACTATATGAACAGCCAAcgttagaaagaaaatgaggaaaaaaaaactaaaaaaagaaaatgagacctTTACTCTTAATAAATTGCCTCCAAATGtaccatttcatttctttttaaacatcaATATTCAATCATTACACAGCTATTTGTGAAATTAACAAGACAGAAGGAGCACTAACAGTAAGGAGTAGAGAGATGGAGGCAGTAGACTAAATAGTAACTGGACAGGAGTGTTTGGGCAGATTTATTCATCCATTTGTAGCCATTTTTATGTATCTTGGCTCATATGGTAGAAAAAACCAGTTTTGCAATTATTCTAAGTGAGTTTCTTTTTGTGGCTCTTCTATAAAGTGCCTTCTCTTTCTTATCTGAGGCATTTTTCAATAAAGCTGTTCgtaattttcaatttatttacaaTAACCTGAAAACCAAACACACCAATAACCCAAAAGGAATGAAATGCAGTTTAATTCTCCTGTATTGGGTGGTGCTTCTCACCTTCTCAAACTCCTCTGTGTTCAACAGACAGCGGTCTACAGTCCTTTGGGCAGTGCTGTCTGAGCACATGAAACAGAGGAGGAACACAGACAGACCCCACTAAAGAGTAAACCAACCAGGAGCCACACCGAACCTGTATTTAAAATACTGCAAGTATGTaaactgctgatttttttttcctttttgccttGTTCACTGACTAAATTAACAAGTTCTTATAGTTTAAGTCAGGCACTGACTTTCAGAAGTCTGAGTTACTACACTTACTCGGTTACAGTTTCTTGTTTAGATGGTTCCTCTCCAGTGTTGCTGGAAATGTCACCACTTAAATCTTGAATGGCTGTGGCATTAGCAATCTGTGCTTGTTCGTCATTAGATATAGTTACTGCATTTTCATTATCGACAACAGCAGGAACAATGGAAGTAACTTCAGGCTCAGGAGCAACTGGAACACTTCCCACAGTATTAGTAGGTGTGGTGGAAGTATTGGCATTAGCAGCTGCTGCAgcggctgcagcagcagcaacaacagcagctgctgcttctgcagCAGCCATGGTGCTCATAGTGGTAGGAATTTCTGTTGTAGGAACTGGGGCTGTTGATGTAGTAGTACATTCTTCTTGCTTGCTATACagtaaaagggaggaagagggaagaaaagagggaataAGACGGatagaagtggggagggagagagagagagagaacaggtcaTTTCAATACAGTAAAGCTAAAtaaagtcaattttaaaataacactAAAGGAACAATCAAAGGGCTAAACAAATCTATTGACAATAAACTAGAAAATCACCCAAAAAGATCACAGAATGAGATATTAATTTTAGAGAATATCTTGCCATACTGCCTATGCTGAGCTCAGATTCACGGGACTCAGGCAATACTGTAGCCTTAGCCTCCTTGAGTAGAACTGGAATTACCATTATGTGTTATCGCTTCCAGCTTCTACCACTATTTGATTTAACAAACTTGCACAGTAACGTGAAATGAACACGGATATAAATGACTGTAATTTCCTAATGTCCAATTATTTCAAGAAAATCTCAATCTGTTACTTTGTATAACATCTTATTTGACATACAAAAATTTTCATAAGAATATTAAATCTACATTTCAATAATTAAAGGAAAGCTTTGTAGGCTGGAGGTATATAGATCACTAGTTGAGTGCAAAAGGTGCAAAACCTTAGGTCTATTCCTCAAGACTACAAAAAGGGAATTTAGTATAATAGAGGatatatatagttataatatTCTACTAATTCTCAAATGGAGAAAGGTATTAATTCATGAACAATGCATTCCATATTAAAGTACTTACTTGTCTAGCAAAGCATACACTTCAGTAAATATACTTGCTTTTAAATTCCACCCCCTTGTAAAAAATCTTCCAAAGACATCAAATCATTAGCTTAACCCtgttaaatagtatttttttaaaaagtgaactaAAACAAGAATGCTATGGAAATAGCCAAATTTATAAACCctactgaattttaaaattgctTACCTGCTTTCTTCAGCTTTGATCATAGctattaaagaaaacagaaaagtcatCAACTAGTTTTTAAATATAACCACTGGGGGGGAAAAACTCTAAAAGGAGATGAAAGTACCATAATTTCATAAGATTTAATTTACCAtctgaaaagcaatttaaaaCTCACTTTAAAGAGCAAGTGTTTGCCTTAGTTTCATCAAAGCCTCATTATAACAATGAAACATTTGACAACAGCAACTGTTTAGTAATCTTTTCCAATGCTGATGCTTCCAAAGGCTTGGCCTTGTAATCACTCTCTGAAAATATTCATAAGTTTGGAATACAACAGTATTGCCTCCAGGAAtgagactattttttaaaagataaaaatttaaattggtATCAAACTCATAAAACTCCAGCCCATTTTTCATACTAGCACGGACAAGCAAATAAGCAGCTATGCAAACCAACAATTTGTAGTCATATCAGAAATGAGCTTGGCACTCTGTAAGTGAGCAATTTGGTATTCTATTGATAACATTATTATTAGTTCATGCTCAGACACTTTAGATAGAGCTTTAAAGATTTGAGCATTCAATATAGTCaagatttgttttcattcaaGGCTCAGGTAAACTAAACTTACTGGTAAGACAcatatctttaatttcttatcACTAGGGAATGAGGTGCTCCATGTGAGCAAAGATATAAGCTTAAGTTtatgaacacatttaaaaaacttatcactcattaaaggaaaatatttctgaaaatctattaaaatgcaaaaaaaaccctcacataACCTTTTGCTTAGCTAATCTAGAACAGTTTATGATAAAAGACTGTATTTTAAGGACAATAAAGTAACTCAATTCTTATTCAGTGTCTGCTATTTTATGCCCTGAGTATTATGCTAGATAACAATCTTTTCTAAATCTTCAAAGGTATCAAGTAACTGACAATATTGAAAACTATCTTCcttaaatgaaatttatttacctcaaattttagataaaaaatatattaGTACTATTTTTCATAACTAAAATGAAATCAGTATTAATACTGATAATATATGAAAAAAGTAACTACCGTCATTAAGCTTAATCACATGTCCCATGTATGCACCAACATTCAGAAGAATGACTTTATATGTGAACTTGTTCAACATTCATGTTTATTTCAAATACCAAAGTACAACTTTAAAAATTGCAAGCTCATTTATAATATAACTCTTAAATAAAAGCGATTCTTTGAATTAATGTCTTTCACTGCAGACTTATCCATTTAA includes the following:
- the Prpf40a gene encoding pre-mRNA-processing factor 40 homolog A isoform X5, with amino-acid sequence MCSGSGRRRSSLSPTMRPGTGAERGGLMMGHPGMHYAPMGMHPMGQRANMPPVPHGMMPQMMPPMGGPPMGQMPGMMSSVMSGMMMSHMSQASMQPALPPGVNSMDVAAGAASGAKSMWTEHKSPDGRTYYYNTETKQSTWEKPDDLKTPAEQLLSKCPWKEYKSDSGKPYYYNSQTKESRWAKPKELEDLEGYQNTIVAGGLITKSNLHAMIKAEESSKQEECTTTSTAPVPTTEIPTTMSTMAAAEAAAAVVAAAAAAAAAANANTSTTPTNTVGSVPVAPEPEVTSIVPAVVDNENAVTISNDEQAQIANATAIQDLSGDISSNTGEEPSKQETVTDFTPKKEEEESQPAKKTYTWNTKEEAKQAFKELLKEKRVPSNASWEQAMKMIINDPRYSALAKLSEKKQAFNAYKVQTEKEEKEEARSKYKEAKESFQRFLENHEKMTSTTRYKKAEQMFGEMEVWNAISERDRLEIYEDVLFFLSKKEKEQAKQLRKRNWEALKNILDNMANVTYSTTWSEAQQYLMDNPTFAEDEELQNMDKEDALICFEEHIRALEKEEEEEKQKTLLRERRRQRKNRESFQIFLDELHEHGQLHSMSSWMELYPTISSDIRFTNMLGQPVFSLGSTALDLFKFYVEDLKARYHDEKKIIKDILKDKGFVVEVNTTFEDFVAIISSTKRSTTLDAGNIKLAFNSLLEKAEAREREREKEEARKMKRKESAFKSMLKQAAPPIELDAVWEDIRERFVKEPAFEDITLESERKRIFKDFMHVLEHECQHHHSKNKKHSKKSKKHHRKRSRSRSGSDSDDDDSHSKKKRQRSESHSASEHSSSAESERSYKKSKKHKKKSKKRRHKSDSPESDTEREKDKKDKDRESEKDRSRQRSESKHKSPKKKTGKDSGNWDTSGSELSEGELEKRRRTLLEQLDDDQ
- the Prpf40a gene encoding pre-mRNA-processing factor 40 homolog A isoform X11 is translated as MLLSFLGPSVSIGPIKMPGMMSSVMSGMMMSHMSQASMQPALPPGVNSMDVAAGAASGAKSMWTEHKSPDGRTYYYNTETKQSTWEKPDDLKTPAEQLLSKCPWKEYKSDSGKPYYYNSQTKESRWAKPKELEDLEAMIKAEESSKQEECTTTSTAPVPTTEIPTTMSTMAAAEAAAAVVAAAAAAAAAANANTSTTPTNTVGSVPVAPEPEVTSIVPAVVDNENAVTISNDEQAQIANATAIQDLSGDISSNTGEEPSKQETVTDFTPKKEEEESQPAKKTYTWNTKEEAKQAFKELLKEKRVPSNASWEQAMKMIINDPRYSALAKLSEKKQAFNAYKVQTEKEEKEEARSKYKEAKESFQRFLENHEKMTSTTRYKKAEQMFGEMEVWNAISERDRLEIYEDVLFFLSKKEKEQAKQLRKRNWEALKNILDNMANVTYSTTWSEAQQYLMDNPTFAEDEELQNMDKEDALICFEEHIRALEKEEEEEKQKTLLRERRRQRKNRESFQIFLDELHEHGQLHSMSSWMELYPTISSDIRFTNMLGQPGSTALDLFKFYVEDLKARYHDEKKIIKDILKDKGFVVEVNTTFEDFVAIISSTKRSTTLDAGNIKLAFNSLLEKAEAREREREKEEARKMKRKESAFKSMLKQAAPPIELDAVWEDIRERFVKEPAFEDITLESERKRIFKDFMHVLEHECQHHHSKNKKHSKKSKKHHRKRSRSRSGSDSDDDDSHSKKKRQRSESHSASEHSSSAESERSYKKSKKHKKKSKKRRHKSDSPESDTEREKDKKDKDRESEKDRSRQRSESKHKSPKKKTGKDSGNWDTSGSELSEGELEKRRRTLLEQLDDDQ
- the Prpf40a gene encoding pre-mRNA-processing factor 40 homolog A isoform X10, which encodes MLLSFLGPSVSIGPIKMPGMMSSVMSGMMMSHMSQASMQPALPPGVNSMDVAAGAASGAKSMWTEHKSPDGRTYYYNTETKQSTWEKPDDLKTPAEQLLSKCPWKEYKSDSGKPYYYNSQTKESRWAKPKELEDLEGYQNTIVAGGLITKSNLHAMIKAEESSKQEECTTTSTAPVPTTEIPTTMSTMAAAEAAAAVVAAAAAAAAAANANTSTTPTNTVGSVPVAPEPEVTSIVPAVVDNENAVTISNDEQAQIANATAIQDLSGDISSNTGEEPSKQETVTDFTPKKEEEESQPAKKTYTWNTKEEAKQAFKELLKEKRVPSNASWEQAMKMIINDPRYSALAKLSEKKQAFNAYKVQTEKEEKEEARSKYKEAKESFQRFLENHEKMTSTTRYKKAEQMFGEMEVWNAISERDRLEIYEDVLFFLSKKEKEQAKQLRKRNWEALKNILDNMANVTYSTTWSEAQQYLMDNPTFAEDEELQNMDKEDALICFEEHIRALEKEEEEEKQKTLLRERRRQRKNRESFQIFLDELHEHGQLHSMSSWMELYPTISSDIRFTNMLGQPGSTALDLFKFYVEDLKARYHDEKKIIKDILKDKGFVVEVNTTFEDFVAIISSTKRSTTLDAGNIKLAFNSLLEKAEAREREREKEEARKMKRKESAFKSMLKQAAPPIELDAVWEDIRERFVKEPAFEDITLESERKRIFKDFMHVLEHECQHHHSKNKKHSKKSKKHHRKRSRSRSGSDSDDDDSHSKKKRQRSESHSASEHSSSAESERSYKKSKKHKKKSKKRRHKSDSPESDTEREKDKKDKDRESEKDRSRQRSESKHKSPKKKTGKDSGNWDTSGSELSEGELEKRRRTLLEQLDDDQ
- the Prpf40a gene encoding pre-mRNA-processing factor 40 homolog A isoform X3 translates to MCSGSGRRRSSLSPTMRPGTGAERGGLMVSEMESQPPSRGPGDGERRLSGSNLCSSSWVSADGFLRRRPSMGHPGMHYAPMGMHPMGQRANMPPVPHGMMPQMMPPMGGPPMGQMPGMMSSVMSGMMMSHMSQASMQPALPPGVNSMDVAAGAASGAKSMWTEHKSPDGRTYYYNTETKQSTWEKPDDLKTPAEQLLSKCPWKEYKSDSGKPYYYNSQTKESRWAKPKELEDLEAMIKAEESSKQEECTTTSTAPVPTTEIPTTMSTMAAAEAAAAVVAAAAAAAAAANANTSTTPTNTVGSVPVAPEPEVTSIVPAVVDNENAVTISNDEQAQIANATAIQDLSGDISSNTGEEPSKQETVTDFTPKKEEEESQPAKKTYTWNTKEEAKQAFKELLKEKRVPSNASWEQAMKMIINDPRYSALAKLSEKKQAFNAYKVQTEKEEKEEARSKYKEAKESFQRFLENHEKMTSTTRYKKAEQMFGEMEVWNAISERDRLEIYEDVLFFLSKKEKEQAKQLRKRNWEALKNILDNMANVTYSTTWSEAQQYLMDNPTFAEDEELQNMDKEDALICFEEHIRALEKEEEEEKQKTLLRERRRQRKNRESFQIFLDELHEHGQLHSMSSWMELYPTISSDIRFTNMLGQPVFSLGSTALDLFKFYVEDLKARYHDEKKIIKDILKDKGFVVEVNTTFEDFVAIISSTKRSTTLDAGNIKLAFNSLLEKAEAREREREKEEARKMKRKESAFKSMLKQAAPPIELDAVWEDIRERFVKEPAFEDITLESERKRIFKDFMHVLEHECQHHHSKNKKHSKKSKKHHRKRSRSRSGSDSDDDDSHSKKKRQRSESHSASEHSSSAESERSYKKSKKHKKKSKKRRHKSDSPESDTEREKDKKDKDRESEKDRSRQRSESKHKSPKKKTGKDSGNWDTSGSELSEGELEKRRRTLLEQLDDDQ